From Candidatus Dependentiae bacterium:
TCTATATGCGGCGACCTTAATACGGTAAAACACTGCTTCCTGTTTGGAAGTGGAACAGGTCCCAATAAAAGGGAACCTGTTCTTTTTACAGTCAATACTATCTGTTTTACTGCACCATCTAATAAACGATGATCATAAGACTTTAATGTCAA
This genomic window contains:
- the rpsJ gene encoding 30S ribosomal protein S10, whose product is LTLKSYDHRLLDGAVKQIVLTVKRTGSLLLGPVPLPNRKQCFTVLRSPHIDKKSREQFELTTHKRILDIIAPSEQTMDALMKLNISAGVDVEIK